tggaagCTAGCTgatatttaatggaatatctccatagggctacagaggaatatttccatcaaccatcactcctgtgttctaatgctacattctgttagctaatggtgttgaaaggctaattgatgattagaaaacccttgtgcaattatgttagcacatgaataaaaatgtgagttttcatggaattcaatgaaattgcctgggtgatctcaaagttttgaacagtagtgtatgtccAGACAAAACCCATCCAGGaggcacatggagaacatgtgAACTTCATACAGAAAGGCCTCAGGAACCAGCAGGTTTCAAACTTTCTGTCTGTGAGGTgagagtgctaaccactgcaatgCAACCCCATGTTTGATGTATTTCTTGTGATATTTTGATGCTGTTTCCCTCAATATGCAATTTTTTACTTTCAAAGTCTTTTTCAAAGTGAAAGATTATAATCATACCTCAATTTGGTTAAATCTACTATAAAGCAGCTACGTACATTTTGCCTGTGTAGATGAACACaactttttctgtcaaaaaatcACAGACACAAACTCAATCAAGGCtctatatttagattttttttttatcttaaagcATGTCTGGATGGACTTTTACCTGTTGTTCTATGATTATCAGTGGATGGACGCTACAATAAGTCAAACTTATCAGTGATAAGAACAAttacttttgtttcttttcatgatCAGGTATGAAAATGAATGATTATAATATAATGCAGCTAGATTATGTTTGAATGTCAATTAGCTTGCAGCAGATGAACAAAGGATAGGAATTAAATCCAAGATGCAGACTTGCTGGATCGTCCATATTTGCTGAGAAACCTGTGACCAAACTTTGCCACACTGACCTCACTGCTCTATGATGATGATTAGATGCTCAAACATTAATGAAATTCCACCACCTTCATATAAACATATCACAGCATGTCCATCAACTGGAAAATCCCACAAGTTCACAACGAACCTCGTgagttattttaacattttaaagcagCCAGCCAGACATTCACATTCAGATACAGACCCTCTGACTGGGAGGGGTCAGCGTGCAGAATGACCCCTGCTGAGGCTGCCCGACTTTGTTTGGAGAAGCCCACGAGCAGCTCAGACATGAAAAAGCTCGGCGgctgcagcagaggggaagTTCCCTCCTAGTGCATAACGTAAACTTGGCTCCAATAAAAGCATCCGTTGGCACCTCAGTGGACAACAGGAAATCTATGTTTATCAAAAAACATCCCGTTGTTGGCCTCGGGGTGCATGACCCCTCTTGTTGTGCGGCGTCATATAGTAGCTGTGTGGAGCCCCATATTAAAAGATCTGTTTACTGGATAAAGCTGCCGTATCCTTAAGACATACAACAAAGGCATAaagtatgtgtgtatatgtactGGCTGCATACATCGTGCGTCAATCGGCCTGGCCTGTTCGTCAAAGTGCCTCTTGGTATGTATTGTTTAACATGGCGGTAGACAAAGTGTCTGACACTCCCATGTTCAGGGGTCACAGCACCTAAACTTAGAAGTTGGAAGAGACATAGAATGTCCTCTCTAAGAGTTGGCCACAATATCtagaaaaacattattttttttcacctgaaGCACAAAACTTAGTATTTAGACCTGCAATGACAAAACTACTGAGCTTGTTTAGTCTACCCAGTCAATgggtttttaatgtgtttccagCAACAGATCCATTTCTTTCACAGTGACAGTTCAACACGTTTACATTTCCATACACTCCTCACGGGCAGTACTGTGCAAAGGTTTTAGGCACTAAAAGTAACGTGAGGGTgctttcaaaaatgatccaagtaATAGACTTTATATATGAGTTCACTCCATACAACGTGCAgtgaagacaaaaacacagtttgccttTAAAACAGCACCACTTCTCATCAGTACACTTGCACACAAATGTTGTTGCTCCAGGTATCTTGGAAAATAGTAGGATTCAGTCTGTCTCAGTGTCCTGTGTCTCTTTATGTAATATCAGACTGACCCCATGATGTTGCGATTGGAGCTCTATGAAGGTCAGAtcatctgctgcaggactccTTGTTGTTCTTTTGGCTGCAGATGCTTCTTTATGGCTCTGCTGAAGAATGAATCTGGGGCCAGTGAGATGCCTCCCTGACAGTACTGTGTGGTGGACTGGAATCTAAAGTGCCTGTAACTTTTGCACAGTACTGTACATATGCTCTATATACCAGAGAATGGGTATATATAATTGGGTAAATATAAGTTGAACAGCAAACGTTATAGATCATATTGCATTGCATTTGCTAGCTGTTGTTCCTGCAATGACATGTAGGAATCAAAGGCTAAAAATACTGAACAAGTTACATTTTGAGGATATTTTATACCACTGGTTTACTTCTGTAGATGTGTAGATCAACTTTAAAATACTATAAGTCATGGTGAGCTATTACAACATGTGGTCTGATTCACATTTCTATTAAAATGGACACATGGAGATGGAGAAATGTCAGTGAGCATGTACAGTACGAGCAGTACCTGAGGTCAAGTTTTTTTAAGTGGCTGCTAGCAACATTTGGTACAATCAGTTTTTGGTCAAGGTGCATGTACATCTCATCACAGTCTTCACAGTATGTCTGTGACTGCTCTCCTAACagcaacaccaacatctagTCTTCTCTGTGAAGTTTATTTGTTccctccacattttcagcaggtTGAGCCTTTGCATTTCTGGCACTTGCCCTGCGGTTTTGCCTCAGCCGGTGCTCTGAAAACCAGTTGGAGACGGTCATGGCGAGGCGAAGGAAGCCCAGACTGATGCAGTGCACCTCTGAGGTGATGGGGATGTCAGAAAAGAGGGCATGGTCCCGGCACATGAGAGCACTGCTGCACTCAAAGTCTTTAACGATGTTGAGGATCTCCTGCCGCTCTGCCTGCCGCATCATCCCTCGTACGTTCAGCAGGGTGGAGACGTGTTTCTTCCTGTGGGGAGGAAGGATGCAGAGGGAGGTAGGGGGTAGACGGGTGTTAATGGAAATTGGGTCTGTTTGGTGTCGCGAAAAAGCTGTCATGACTCTGAGTAACATCTCTGAATCACTACATCTGTTCCTGACAAGGAACACAAAATGTAGTCTGACTGTCTAATCTTACACATTTGAAAAGAGTTTAAGAAGCAGGAAACAGGAAAGATATTAAGTATTAGTAAAGCATATACTAATGCTACAAATCTGCTAAAATTAGAGCTTGAATGAAACACCAGCCTTCTGATGCAGCTTGAGGAAAATCGTCAGTACACGTCACTTGTGCTTATGACAAGTCAATCTTTGAACCCTTGATTCATTGTTTAGTCAGGTTGTGGAAAATCCCTTTGACTTAAATTTAAACTgtatttgttagattttttaatACTCATAGATTCATCCCTTTCCAATAACACATGATGAAGTATTAATGCTATAAACCTGCAACTATCTTCTGGATTAGTTAGTGTTGCAAGGGTGAAGACAAAACAAGTCTTAcatcaattatttttttaacaatctgAGGACCCAAATGTCATTCTTAATGATAGCTTTCCACAAAACATGACTGAACGATATAGTGAACAGTTGGCATTGAGATTAATGACTGAAATAATAAAGATAGATCCAGGTTGGAAAGACTGATATGCCACACATGTGTAGGCATGGTCACATGTGCCTCCACTCAAGAAAGGTCGACAGCCTTTGATCTCCGAAAATACCAGCAGGGGATGCCATACGGTAAACAAAAGGGGGGAGTTAAGCAGTGAGTTAGCATGTCTCCAGGTCTGAACTATTatgttttctctcctcttccaCACCTCTTGCtctttgatttaaaatgtgGCACCAGTCTGTCTCCTGCAGGGTGGCAGGAACTGGAAGTATTCGGCAGCAGCTTCCCGTCTGCTCCTTAGAGGGTTATGCGTCACATACGGAGGTACACGTAGGTTGCCAACCGTCACCTGAGTCTTTCTGTGCACAAACAGGCTgggacacccccccccccccccccgccccccaaaGTCTCTCTGCCTCATCCATTCTCAAAACAGCCTCGCACTGCTCTCCAAAAATAGCAAAGTTAATGTAGATATGTTTCCGCGCtccttttccttgttttgatCCATTGTAACAAAAAAACCATCCATAGTCTCACATTTTCTCATTCTGGCTCAGCGCCAAAAGCAACACAGTGAATGTGTAGCAGTAAGTAGAACAGAATATTGGGCCTTTGGGGAACCAGTGCAGAAAATATCTGTTTTCATAGATGCTTCCTGGTTGCAGCACTAACATTTCTCCACTGTTAGCTTGTGAAAAACTCTCACCGTATATCTGGAAACTCTTTCACCAGGACAGCCACCTCCATCTGGATGGAAGGAGTGTCCTCCAGTAGGATGATGTCAGCTAGGTGGCAGATGATGCTGTCCAACCAGGATGAGCTTGATTCCTGAAGCAGAGAAGACAAAGGTTCATTATCATGTAGCAACAAGGAGCCACTTTGTTTCACTAAATGCATGGTCCATTAGCTATTTATGACTGTTCATCTACATGGCATCTTCGTTCCATTTGTTGTTTGTACCAGCTTTATACCGACAAGGGTCTGTATCTATCTCAGGTGATACTGGACGAATGGGAGGctacaccctggacagatgaGCAGTCCATCATAGGACCAACTCAGAGAGATAGGAACACACCTACGCTCACAAAATCCTAACTGTGAGAGAAACCCATGCAGGAATAGGGAGAACATTCAAATGCCACATGGAAAGAACCCAGCCGACCAGCAGGATCAGAAACGTTttgctgtgaggtgacagtgctaactgCACTGCACCATCTTGCTGACACCCACATTGCATCTTCTTCAgactaaatgtgtttttccttcgAGCCATGACATCCGGACCAGCGGACAATCAGGCCTTCAGAGGAAACACAGATTAATGCCTCTAAAGTCCGGAGGACAAACATTTAGGTGATTCACTATGTGAATAACAAATCTCCACCTCTGCTTTCCTAGTTCTTGTTTTTCCTTCAAACGCTCAGGAAAAAGAAAGCAGAATTCTTTGGCTTGGCATTCACTAAAAATAACGACGTCTTTTTTAGACAGCCATTAAAAACTCATCCTCCCCCTGCCCCCAAGTTCCCAGTTTCCACAGACACTTGTTCCCGCTCCTCGGCGAAAAGTGCGATCAAGGCCATCCCAGAGGTACATCAAAGCTGACCAGCTGACAGGAACGGGAAGCTCCCTCTGaacacagcagcttcctgttgtCAGCCGAGGTGACGGACACTTGTTTGAACTTGCACACAGAAAGAGGGCAAATGCCACACTGTCAGGCCTAGTTGTTTTACACCCTCTTCCCCTTTTTGGCAAGTGCTAACGTAAGCCCGGTTCATCCATCTCCATCTCACTGACGGCAGCCATTTTTCAGAGCTCACTCCTGTATCAACACTGTCTGAGTTATTCTTGACCTAGGAAGTTCCAGGGTCACTCTCCATTCACAGCCACCAGACTTTGCATTCCCCTTGCCAGCTCTGCTCTGCATTTTTGAGATTCAGCAGTTTAGACTTATTTATTGCCTCTGCTCCCCGGAAAAGCAACTTTTTGGTCTGTCTTAGATGCTGTGGATTTCGTTCTCCTTCTCAAGGTGCTTTTGCCACACTAAACACTGAGCGTCTTTTGCAGGCTAagtaaatatgacattttgtgtttgaaaaCCAAACTCACCAGATCTTTAAAGAGTCCTTTCAGCTGCTTGGCCTCATCCTGCAGGCGGAAAGCCATCCTCTTCCTCATCTTAGAGGATGTGCAAATGACCCGTCCCTTCATGATGGCGCGGACATATTCCACCAGGACCCGCCGATGCACCTCACCTACCAGCGTCTGTCAGTCAGAACAGCAACCAATCAGCCACATGTGACATTCAGTCAATAATTGTACACTGTTTAAACATGGCAACCCCTACCTCTGTTAAATCAAACAGCTTTTTACCTGATATGGTGGAGAGTCCATCCTTCTGAACTTCTTGAAGTGTTGTTTAATGCTGGCTTCAATTGCCTCAAAGGCCTCAGTGTTGTTCAACCACTTTCTCTTTATCAGTTTGTCAAAGAAAGGCTggaatgacaacaaaacacattCAAGCAAACTTAAGTGTAATCTTTATATGAGcaataatgtttttttcctaCTTCATACTTCTGCACGTTAGAGATAAATATTGTGCTTTTTACTGAAATACATCTAAATGAATTACTTGCTGGTTTGCAGTCTGTGATTTTACACATAAAGCAAACGATCATCTGATGAAATAAGATTCAGCTTAATGTAAGGAAAACATAGACACAGCTCGTTGTTCTGCAAATTTAGAGCTTCCTTTatcattttttataattttgttatGTTGCACTAGTACTTTATTTTAATgcatgattttttgtttctgttcattttttggAGCTACCCTAATATATATCTTTACAACTTTATGAGTAATGAAGTATTTTAACATTGTAGGATTGTCACAGTTAGTTAATTAACAGATCTGACTACTTCTTATCAAACTGCTGATACAGAGGGCAATAAGTGAGACATACAAAAGAAGATTACTGAACATTAAAGGAAAATTATTAATAAATCTTCAaatatgggctgcacagtggactgCTGGTTAACATTTTCCCCGGTTTGCGTCCTGGACTTCCcttgatctttctgcatggagtttacatgttctccctgtgcatgtgtgggttttctgtgggttctctggcttcctcccacagtccaaaaacatgctcaggttaactggtaactctgaattgtccgtaggtgtgaatatgactgtgattgtttgtctctatatgtagccctgtgatagactgatgacctgttcagggtgtccccagCCTTTGCCCTaactcagctgggatagactccagcccccctgcgaTCATAATGAGGATTAACCGGTGTACAGATGACGGATAGAAGGATAGATCTTCAGCTATTTAACCTAGCATTGTAATATTGAACAATCTAGCACAGTGCAAGTGTACTGCATTTCAGAGACCTTCCAGaatattgtacttttattaGAATTATAGGCTTTTCAAGTCAATAAATCTCTGAAAGTTTACATCTTAAATGTATCCCTACAGTAGCCTTAAACAATTTAATTGCATCTACATTATggttgtgaacatttttttttaccacagttCTCTGCTGTGACCAGAGGTTGTGAACTGTTGTGAGGTTGTTTGCAATTTTAAATTTGAAGTACAGTCACaaaaaatggcagatttttcGATCGTGGTGGGTATCTTGATGAAGGGAAACACACCTTAAGGACTGAGATGCAACTTGCCAGTGCTTTACTCACCCTGATGTGCTCAAACAGCCTGTCAGTCAGAACCCTCACTGACTGGTTGATGATCCTGTCCAATGAGGAGTCGGCTCTTTGCGCCGGCTCCTCGCTGCCTTGTGGGTCACACTGCCTGCAGCGCTCCACAAAGGATCTGCCGGTTACACAGCAAATATGAAGTGACACTTTGAACTTCCTTACTGCAAACCTTCAAAAAAAGGTTCAAATGAGTAATGTTGCCATTATTGTTTATCTACCTGAGAGGAGGGCAGCAATTGACCAGAGCTATGGTCCTGGAAACATATCCGTCCCCTCGGTCACCAAATTCTGCCTGAGTATCATGAAACATCTCCACCTTCCTCTGGAAACTGGACACATGGAGGTTTTATGTGAACTTTCTGAAAGCTAATACAATCAACGTAGTAAAGGCACTGTCTCGTAAACACACTGAAGTTTGCACTAACTTTGTTGAACTATTTTGGCTTTTTATTGCAAATCACACAACTGAAATCAGATTTTGACCGCTCTACTTGTTCATATCACATTATTCAAGGTATGATAAAAATAGATAGTACCACCTGCATGCACTCACCTGTAAAGAAAATCAGCCAATCCAATGAGACTACAGCGAGCCACTCTTGCTCCTAGAAACTGGTTGACAGATGTGGATCTGTCCAAATCCACCTTCAGTCTCTGGAATTGTGAAAGATGAGCAATGAGACAGCTGTATCACTGCAGAAGAAATTCACTAAAACCACAGAAGACGTCTCCAGGTGGTTACAACACTGTACCTGGATGACTGAGCGCGCTAGGTGTGACTGATACTCCTCTATGTGCAGAGTCTGGGCCCATCGCCTCTCTTCTTCATCCAGAACCTGGATCAGCTCTGTCGTCACCTTATCCTGATAATTGCAGCATGAAATTAAAATGCTatccatttttttaaaggaagaaCAAGTAAAAAGTCAGTGTCTCACCCTGACTATACTGATACAGTCTTGTTCCAGCCGGTCCACCGTGTCTTGAGCAAGAATGGGATCCAGTGTGGCGTAGTTGATGGGTGTCATGGTGCCAATGGTTCCTAGGACGTCCCTGTTGAAAAATGACAAGTGATAAGTGAAAAATAGTGACATAAGTTTGATATGTCATTATTGCTTTGGAGGATCCAAAACATGACTGTCATAACCAACCTATTGTAAATGTTGTAGAACCAGTCCAGTAGTGAGTAGACATCCGTGATCTGCAGTGGGCCGCTGGTAATGGTTCGGAGACGTTTGGTCACAGCTCGATGGTAACTTTCCACATACACCTGGAAGGCAGCAAACTCCTCTGGGTAAATGGATACAGCATTCCTCTTTGCTGCATCCAGGTCATCCACCATGCGACTCCTGAGGCGCTCCAGATATGATGCCAGCTGGCCTGCCTGGGTGTCCACCTGATGCGGCAGGCTCCAGTCCGCAGCCTCGGCCACCGCCTCCCGCCACTTCATCTTCAGTCGTCGGGGGCGCTGGCTGGGCTGGATTTGGAGGACTTCTCTCTCTGGCTTAGTCTCCTCTCTCAGGGCCCAGGCTGCATcagcatgttcttcctgttggATAACCAGCACCACCAGACCAAGGTTGGGACCAGCGCTGGGCTGGCGGAGGGACTCCCGCACTACATCCCACATCTCCTTCTTCAGGGCTTCATACAGCAGCTCCACATCTTTAGCCTTCCTCCGGCTTGAGTCCAGCGTTGCATTGGAGCTGAGGGACTCATCTAAGGACAGTGGTGACAAAGGGATCATGCCGGGTGGAGGGCTGGGGCACAGGGTAGGAGtaagggagggagagagggagggagaggttGTGGTTGGCAGGAGAGACAGCAGCTCACACTCTCGCTCCAGCTcctgaatgtgtgtgtcagCCAGGAGAAGATCCCTGTGGTTGACCAACTGTAGGATCTCCAGAACTGTGGGAAGCAAGAAGACAAATGGAAGGTGATGGTTATTTGCAGCACAATGCTAAGAACTTcagttaaaaaacacaactggaCTTCTTGATGGCTtcttttgtacagtttttggatgagaggtgaaaacTCTGAAAATCCTAAAGATCCAGAAGGAGTAGTGTAGTTGCTTTTTGCCGAGGCTCATATCATAACTATGGCGTAGATGAAACTATACAGATTTATTTGCAACAGTCACAAGATTGAGGATTCAGCCACAAATGGCGAAGAGCTTATCTTTTTATGGTCAGTGAGTAGTTGTGTATGTGCCAAAATTGGGCTGTCTGTTGCTCGTTCTACGCATTCTTCTGTTCTCGGCCAGGTTCCCTGTGGAGTCTGCCAACAGTAGCTTGGTTGAACTTCTATCTAGAGGAATCTGGGGTAGGAGGAAGTGCAGTCATTTCCTGGTCTCACAGTCTGCTCGTGAGCGAACCCAGTGACTCAGGGATCTGGGGAGCTCTGAGTCTCGTCAGAGAGTTGTCGAGGACTTAGAGGAAGTACTGTTGAAGCTGGACCAGGAAGAGCAAAGTTctctaaaataatgaaatgctTCATACATGTCTTCGAGGTTATTTGAGAAGTAAATATCAGTGTTTTCTTACACCTGATCTTTCCTTGCTTATTACCTGAGAGGGGCTCTCTCTTTTTGACCACAGGGTCCTCCTCCACCATTTCCTCTTCAGCCTCTTGGGATGCCTTGTCTGACATGGATTCTCTCTTCAGTTTGCCCAGACTGACCATCCTGAGGAAGGACGACCGCCTGGAAGCGTCCGACTCGCTGACTGCGCTCAGGTCCCCACAGGGCAGGCTCTCTCTGCGCTCCTCCTTACGTCGACCTGGGAAGCTGCACAGCATCCACAGCAGCAACAAAGAACATAAATGACTGCTGCTAGGACCAGAATAAATATTCTTAGGTTTTATTTCTACTGTAGAAGCAGCTATGTTTGGAATGCAACATATTTACACATCTGCGGAACTGTGCTGCGCCACAGAATGACCACTTCAGCTAAAAATAGTCCCATTCAGTGAGCACAGCAAGTACACAACatgtcacagaaaaacaaaagaggtTCCGTAGATCAACAAGTTACTATGGCATGTTACATAACTCCTCAGGAAATAAGCACACTATATGCTATTCTATTACCGACCAGCAAACGCAACAAgggattttctgttttcaccttCTCCTCGGGGACTCAGAGGCTACTTTGTCTGACGTAgcagttaaaaaatatatatttttaagtttttcccatcattttgtttcacttgaTTATCCATCAATCAAGTGATGAATGGATGTAGGAAAACTCCAAGAAAGAATTTCCATAGCAATACTGTTTTATAAGaat
This genomic stretch from Acanthochromis polyacanthus isolate Apoly-LR-REF ecotype Palm Island chromosome 17, KAUST_Apoly_ChrSc, whole genome shotgun sequence harbors:
- the exoc3l2a gene encoding tumor necrosis factor alpha-induced protein 2, which encodes MPILKKLPGRSKSCHEFPRVNGELILPRLDLDLRDLNDLNDLKELNGLKDLNRNLNPFEDVDLDEDEINGGDRGLIMGEIRGNLQLRSSRDGEEEENEVNAERHGAGNAKGKPLRGTLERICGKLGKGFRITGRVWGNNAPHYNPGDSNTLPAEKEKKKGLRRSSEGIMTLLRFPGRRKEERRESLPCGDLSAVSESDASRRSSFLRMVSLGKLKRESMSDKASQEAEEEMVEEDPVVKKREPLSVLEILQLVNHRDLLLADTHIQELERECELLSLLPTTTSPSLSPSLTPTLCPSPPPGMIPLSPLSLDESLSSNATLDSSRRKAKDVELLYEALKKEMWDVVRESLRQPSAGPNLGLVVLVIQQEEHADAAWALREETKPEREVLQIQPSQRPRRLKMKWREAVAEAADWSLPHQVDTQAGQLASYLERLRSRMVDDLDAAKRNAVSIYPEEFAAFQVYVESYHRAVTKRLRTITSGPLQITDVYSLLDWFYNIYNRDVLGTIGTMTPINYATLDPILAQDTVDRLEQDCISIVRDKVTTELIQVLDEEERRWAQTLHIEEYQSHLARSVIQRLKVDLDRSTSVNQFLGARVARCSLIGLADFLYSFQRKVEMFHDTQAEFGDRGDGYVSRTIALVNCCPPLRSFVERCRQCDPQGSEEPAQRADSSLDRIINQSVRVLTDRLFEHIRPFFDKLIKRKWLNNTEAFEAIEASIKQHFKKFRRMDSPPYQTLVGEVHRRVLVEYVRAIMKGRVICTSSKMRKRMAFRLQDEAKQLKGLFKDLESSSSWLDSIICHLADIILLEDTPSIQMEVAVLVKEFPDIRKKHVSTLLNVRGMMRQAERQEILNIVKDFECSSALMCRDHALFSDIPITSEVHCISLGFLRLAMTVSNWFSEHRLRQNRRASARNAKAQPAENVEGTNKLHRED